GTTGCTAggaattgattttaaattttcaaagttAGTGTAGACATAGGAGTGAGTCAGATATCCATAAAGAACAATATGATAATATGTAGAAATTAGGTCTGATTCATTATACTGGATTATATATAAATGTCATTATGCAATGTGGGAGACACCAAAAATACACACAAGTAGCACTACGTGCTTAGTGATAAGTGAATCTGAAATTATTAGTGTTCAATATGTGATAAAGCCCTTAGGTAACGAAGGAATGTGGATAAGAGTAATATCAGTCTATCGAACATAAACCGAAGGTGTTAATAGTTATCATTTTCAAACTTTCTTGTGACTTCGATTCATTGATGATCGACAAAGATGTTATTATATATGGCTTATTATACTGATGCCCCATTCCACTAAAATACTCTAATCTCTAGATGTAGAATTTGAGTGCTTTCTAATTTGAAAGAATTTGTAAATGAACGATCAACCAAATAAATAATGATGAAAATGTATATTGTCACAATTGATAAACAATACTATTTTCTGTATGAAACGTCTTAAAACAAACATTTCACTTTTATGTTTTCCAGTTTAGATTTACTCCGTCatttatatcttaaaatattggTGTTCTAccatatgattaattatatactTCAAAGCCGGCATACatagaagattttttttataatgacaCTACAACATGCATCAAAGCAACAAAAATCATAGATACACTGGATGGAATTGATAGGTGAGGTTTGGGCCCCAACAACTGAGCATTAGGACATCTTATCCTATGTGCAACCAACGCGGTTGGGTCTGGTGAAATGCCTATAAATACGGACACATTCTCAAGCAAACTCATCACACAACAAAATCGTAAGAAGAAAGAGTGAAACATGGCTAATCACAAAAATCTTTTCTTCCTATGTTTCTTAATAGGTTTAGGGTTATGTTCTGCAAGACGAGCACTTCTTTCCTCCTATGAACCCGAGGATGAAGTCGCCGGATACGGCGAGAAAAGTAGTTTGCATGCTGGTTATGGTATTGGAGTTGATGCTGGTGTTGGTGTTGGTGGTGGCGGCGGAGAAGGAGGTGGTGCTGGTTACGGTGGAGCTGAAGGCAttggtggaggaggaggcggTGGACATGGTGGTGGTgctggtggaggtggtggtggtggtcctGGAGGAGGATCTGGTTATGGAGGTGGAAGCGGTGAAGGTGGTGGAGCTGGATACGGAGGCGGAGGAGCTGGAGGACATGGTGGAGGTGGAGGAAgcggaggaggtggtggtggaggagctGGCGGTGCGCATGGTGGTGGATACGGTGGTGGAGAAGGTGCTGGTGCTGGAGGAGGATATGGAGGTGGCGGTGCAGGTGGACATGGAGGTGGTGGAGGCGGTGGAAatggaggtggtggaggaggtggAGGTGCACATGGTGGTGGGTACGGTGGTGGAGAAGGCGCTGGTGCTGGAGGAGGATATGGAGGTGGCGGTGCAGGTGGACATGGAGGTGGTGGAGGCGGGGGAAAAGGaggcggtggaggaggaggttCTGGCGCCGGTGGAGCTCACGGTGGTGGTTATGGTGCCGGAGGTGGAGCTGGAGAGGGatacggtggtggtggtggagaaggAGGACACGGTGGTGGaggaggcggt
The sequence above is drawn from the Brassica napus cultivar Da-Ae unplaced genomic scaffold, Da-Ae ScsIHWf_2058;HRSCAF=2709, whole genome shotgun sequence genome and encodes:
- the LOC106454707 gene encoding glycine-rich protein DOT1 → MANHKNLFFLCFLIGLGLCSARRALLSSYEPEDEVAGYGEKSSLHAGYGIGVDAGVGVGGGGGEGGGAGYGGAEGIGGGGGGGHGGGAGGGGGGGPGGGSGYGGGSGEGGGAGYGGGGAGGHGGGGGSGGGGGGGAGGAHGGGYGGGEGAGAGGGYGGGGAGGHGGGGGGGNGGGGGGGGAHGGGYGGGEGAGAGGGYGGGGAGGHGGGGGGGKGGGGGGGSGAGGAHGGGYGAGGGAGEGYGGGGGEGGHGGGGGGGGGAGGGGGGGGGYAAAGSGHGGGAGRGEGGGGY